The genomic stretch TTTTATGACCGGTTCCTGTCTCAGGATGGATGGTGGCTTTGTGCTGGGCAGCGAGCGAGTGCCGGATATGCCGAAAGGGGTGCTGTAGCAAGATCAAGCTCTCCCTTCACCCTCACACCATACAGAGTTCAAGTATATGTTTTATTTTTTCCCAGCCCGGCATGACGGCGTTGAGGAGCCTGTAGAATTCAGGGCTATGATCATGATATTGCAAATGACAGAACTCATGCATGACCACATAGTCAATGCACGCTTGTGGTGCCCTGATCAGCTCTGTATTGAGGGTTACTGCCCCCTTGGCTGAAAAGCTGCCCCAGCGTTTGTGCATGCGCTTAATAGAGAGGCGGGGTGGCGTGGATGGTACGGCCAGCATGGGCTTATTCATTGTATCAATACCGAGGCGGCCTATTTTTTGCCAGCAGCGCTCCATACTCGCTGCAAAGTACAGCCGGGCCTTTGCCAAATACCATTGATGCAAAAGTTTTCTGGCCGTTTCCGAAGTCGGCTCGTTGCGGCAGGTGATATGAAAGAAGCCGCGAGATAATTTGACCGAGTTTTCAGGTCCTTTGACAATCTTTAAGCGATACTGCTTGCCAAGATACAGATGGGTCTCCCCGTTCACGTAACATCGAGCAGGCGTCTTTGGGACGAACTGCTTGAAATAATTCAGCTGCTTGAGAATCCAGCGAGCCCTTTGTCGTATTTTCTTTTCTATGAGAGCGATGTCTGATTGAACCGGTGCTTTGACAACCACGGTATTATCAGGATGCACAGCAATTTCCATTGTTTTTCTCTCACAATAGAGCAGGCTGAACGCAATGGTTTTCTGTCCGTAGCTAACCGAATGCATGCTGTGCTGGTTTACTGCCTTCATTATTATCTTTAACTCCGGTGCCTTGCCACTTGCAGCACCTTTTCAATGATGCCGTCCATCTGATCAAGGGACAGTTCAATACCTCTTGCTGTTTTGAGTTCATCATAGAGATAATCGTCGATCTCGTTCATCGCTTGTTTCTGCGCATCCTCATCCTTCCAAAAATGCACTTTTTTGTTTTTTTCCAAAATGGTATGAACGGCAAGTGCCGTATCTGCGGCAGCGGATTCAAGGGCAGGCCCAGAGGCACTGCCACTCCCCTCGTGTTGTTCGAAGAAAGGTTTGAGCACACCAAAATACGCCAGAGCATCCTCATTGCCAGCAAGCTGATCAGGGACATGGTCATGGACCTTGCCAACAACCTTGTCCCGGATCTCAAGAACGTTCTTCAAATAGTCCAGATCCGATATCCTCTTTGCCCTGAAATGCTCGATAGCCTGCTGGATCAGCTTTGAAAATTTATCGTAAAACGCAGGGTCTTCATCCATTTTTTCCGTAATAACCTTCTTTGTTGCATGGGCAATGGTATCCGCCTTGGAGGCCGTGGTTTTTCTGGTGTGATATATCCCCTGTTCCTCCTTGACTTGATGAAACCTTGTCTCGTCAAAGATATTAACCGGTTCATTGAGTTGAACAACCTCATTGGCTTGAATATGGGTATCCAGCAGCTTCTTGATTTTAGGCTCGTAGTCCCGGTAATCAATGGCCTCGGCATAGCGCAGTTGAACAGAGGCCTTGAGTGCCTGGAATTTGCGAAGATCTGTCTTGTATCCGACCAAGGTCGTATCAGCGGTTTCGCTCAGGAATTTTTCCGAAGAAAGCGCAATGGCGAGATTTTTTCCAAACTCTGCCAGACGGGCATAAAACTCTTCCCGCAGCTCGTCATCAGCAAGCAATACTTCATAGGCCTCTTCATCCGAGGAATGCTTCACCGTTTTAAACAGATCCCAGAGATCGGCATATCGGCCCGGCAGCTTTTCAATCTCGCTCTGAATGGATGTCAAGGTACCAACAAGATCGGATGCATCAAATCCTTCAAAGGCACTGTACATGGTCAGTGCTTTATCCAACTCACCGAGGACGCTGGCATAATCGACAATAAAACCAAAGTCCTTGCCCTCATGCAAACGGTTGACCCGAGCAATGGCCTGCAGCAGGGTATGCTCTCTCAGCATCCGGCATAAGTAGAGAACCGCGTTTCGTGGGGCGTCGAATCCTGTCAGTAGTTTGTCCACAACAATAAGGATCTCAGGCTCAGTACCGTGCTTAAATTGGTCGATGAGCTGCTTGGTGTACTCTTCCTCGCGACCATAGCGTGTCATCATCTTTTGCCAGAATTTACCCACCTCATCCGTAGTCTCGTCGTCGGTTTCCTCATAGCCTTCCCGCAGATCCGGTGGCGAGATAATAACCTCAGAGCTGATCATGCCGATTTCATCCAGATAGGCCTTGTATCGGAGCGCGGATACTTTGTTGGGAGCAACCAACTGGG from Candidatus Electrothrix communis encodes the following:
- a CDS encoding SprT family zinc-dependent metalloprotease; amino-acid sequence: MKAVNQHSMHSVSYGQKTIAFSLLYCERKTMEIAVHPDNTVVVKAPVQSDIALIEKKIRQRARWILKQLNYFKQFVPKTPARCYVNGETHLYLGKQYRLKIVKGPENSVKLSRGFFHITCRNEPTSETARKLLHQWYLAKARLYFAASMERCWQKIGRLGIDTMNKPMLAVPSTPPRLSIKRMHKRWGSFSAKGAVTLNTELIRAPQACIDYVVMHEFCHLQYHDHSPEFYRLLNAVMPGWEKIKHILELCMV